A window from Montipora capricornis isolate CH-2021 chromosome 7, ASM3666992v2, whole genome shotgun sequence encodes these proteins:
- the LOC138057634 gene encoding exonuclease 1-like: protein MSHKLLKVLRDKNIDCIVAPFEADAQLAYLNKNQLIDVVLSEDSDLLVFGCSEFFSRLPQVLGVKSLHVPGPEYLLRFDEADQMFLHQVVFDPRNLRAVPLNPILDESEAPPELVQTVYGDPENCFIWNVMMNQMTQLRIMVMSSQTYTKTPAVA from the exons ATGTCTCATAAACTACTGAAG GTTCTACGGGACAAAAATATAGATTGCATTGTTGCCCCGTTTGAAGCTGATGCACAACTTGCGTATTTGAACAAAAATCAGCTGATTGATGTAGTTCTCAGTGAAGATTCGGATCTGTTGGTATTTGGCTGTTCCGAG TTCTTTTCAAGGTTACCACAAGTACTTGGTGTAAAAAGTCTTCATGTACCGGGTCCTGAGTATCTTCTGAGATTTGATGAAGCAGATCAAATGTTTCTACATCAGGTGGTATTTGATCCAAGGAACCTGAGGGCTGTACCACTGAATCCTATATTAGATGAGTCTGAGGCACCACCAGAGCT GGTCCAGACAGTATATGGGGATCCAGAAAATTGCTTCATTTGGAATGTGATGATGAATCAG ATGACACAGTTGAGGATCATGGTTATGTCCAGCCAGACCTACACAAAGACTCCTGCAGTAGCATAA